The Paroedura picta isolate Pp20150507F chromosome 17, Ppicta_v3.0, whole genome shotgun sequence genome contains the following window.
acttaaCCCAAGgtcatcacccagctggctgagccggctggggaggagtggggaatcaaacctgggtcaccagattaaaggctgccattctgaacgactgcaccaagctggccttgACTGGATCAGAGCCTTAGTCCATATTCTCTACGCAGACTGCTggcagcttttgagagtcacagtCAGAGGTCTTTCCTGTGATTTATTGTTTGGTCCTTCACACTGgcgataccagggattgaacctgggaccctctgcgtgccaagcacaggctctcccactgagccacggcccagggtctcaggcagaggtctttgcccgtcacctcctacctggtcctttctaacaggagatgccagggattgaacctgggaccttctccatgccaagcagaggcttccATGAAcctcctactcagactggcagcagcgctCGTAAGTCTCAGGCCACAGCTCAGTGGTATggaagctgcttggcatgcagaaggtccccgttctaatccctggcttctccagtttaACTTTCGTTAAGATAATGTGAAGGACTTCAGTCTtgtgatcctggagagctgctgccggctgAGCAGACAGCACTGACCCTAATGATGTTAAAGGAgaatgtgtgtggggtgggggggaggccaaAATGTTTTGCAGGCTGTCTAGAAATATAGCTGAATAAGCGGAACTGTTGATGTAGAGCGATAAGGGGAACTTTTTTGGGCACAGCTGTCTTTTGCTAAGCGTACAGAAAACCATAAATGAATGTGTCACAAGGGCAGGGTGTAGTTCTACTTCCCCCTGCACAAAACAGGAGAACCTACCTATGCGGTAATCGGCAAGACATCCGCATGTGTCTAAAAGGCGTCTGTCACATTGTATAAAAGGTTACGGCTGGGGCCTTACTAAAGGAATTCTTGGGAGCCCCAAactctcctctcctgccaccgATGTCGTCAGCCTTCAAGAAgccactggactctggctcttttctgcattAAGGGCGATTGTCCCTCTCCTGATCTCAGGAGTTACAAGCACCGGAAGGGGGAGCTACAGGACCAGCCTCTGTCAATAAAGCAaggcaggaaagaactgggactCAAGAAgacaatgtttttttaattggatAGCTGCGTTTGCATACAGGCCAACAGAAATACACCGACATCAGCTCAGAACATTTCCAGAAAAACCTTTTTAACAGATCACGCAACCTCAATTCCCCCAGCATGTCAAACGCAGCGTCGTTTTCCAGCCTTCAGGTTTgaatcttgtttctttttttcccctcgggACGTACGCTGGGATCCGAAGAGTTTTCTGGGCACACCAGAGGGGCAGAGTCCCAAAATCACAGCTCTTTGCACTTGTGTTGGAGAGTTTCCCAAATCTGCCAACAGGGAAACTCAGCAGCCAGAGAGCCCATTTCCAGAAAAAGAGAACGTGGATAAAGGCCAAAAGTATGTCGGAAGGGAAGGGTCCAGTTACTCCGTTCCAGCCCTGGCTTTCTGGGAAACGGCTTTGAACCCACCGCAGGAAGAAtatctatattttttaaattgaaaagaaaCTTCCACACCCTTTCCAAAACTCCCAGCGCCCGATCCAGCCAACGTTCAACACTTTAGCAGGCTTGCAAAGCAGTACGCCCCACTCAAGCGTATTGGGATTTACTCGCGAGTAACAAGGCGGCATGTTCTGTCGTCTCCCTCCCATGGAGTTCGCCGAAGGAAATGCAAAGGGCaagatcttttttcttttttaattaatcggtgcttaaaaaaggaaaacagttcCAGACGGCAGGTGACATTTTTATCTCTTCTCTTGGAAATGCTGTTGGAGCTCAACGGGGTCGTATCAGGATTCTTGCCGCACAGCGTGGACAGGTGAAGTCTACCTGGCCGACTCATCCGGGATAGATTCCTTCCCTGCTTGGCAGTGCACGCTCACCACACTCTGCACCTCCGGATTACCTCCTGCAAAGTCTGGATCCCCTCAACGCTTTTGTCCTTCAAGGCCATGGCGAGGAGGACGGACTTGTTCCCGGCTTCCTGAGAGACAGACGTCACCAGATGCCTGGCACAGATGTGGACGAGAGGCTgggaagcaaaagagagagctTCTCAGAGGAGGCCAGGTCGGATCCTGCTCCACTGCGAGACCCCTGAGCGTTGCCCCTTCACGACGACGCCTCACAGGTTCTGTGACGGCTTGGAAAGGCGCCCTACAAGGTTGGGGATGGGCTAGGGCATGTTTCAGTCCCGCAAAAAGACCTTGAGGTCTTGGGTTTAATTAGCAAAAACGGCATTGCATGATGGGAGAGCTCCCAAAGTGAAAACTGTTCTCTACGCTCTATCTCATCTAGGCCAGATTTACTTTCAAACTACTTTCTGATCTTCAACTGCACTCAACATTCCTTCCCTTCTGTGGCATATTTAGTCCTCATCAAACTACTTTCTGATCTTCACTCAAGATCTACATGCAAATGGTTGGGGAAAAGGTCACAGTCTTCACTTAAAAGCCCGGGTGGAAATCAGTATTTTGGGCTGGCCCTCAACAGAGAACAAGGGAGGCGCCAAGGCGGGCAGCATTCCTTCGACAAGGTGCCACCACTGGAAAAGCCCTGCCATTGCTCGTCTCCCACCTCCACCTCTGTGCGGCCACAGCAAACCAAGGCTCACAAGGAGGACTGCCTCcaatcccccaccaccacccgccaAGTATCTTAGTTCTTATTTGGGGTTTGGCACCCACTCGTGGGggtctcttcttccccccctgcgGCCTTACCTCATCCTCGCCAAGGAGGACTTTGGTCGTGATCAAGGGTTTGCTCATCCCATCGGCCACCACGTCAGGCTCCACCGAGACGAGGGTCCCCATTTTCCCGTACTGCGTCACCACGACGAGGAGGGTGTTGGCGAACGCCGTGCACACCACCTCCGTCCGGATGCCCCGCACCACCTCCACGGTCTGCTTTGAGTCCAGAAGGGGCTGGGCGGCCATGGCGGCAGGTTTCCCCTGTGGAggaagaagcaagcaagcaagcaagcaagcattaGGCGCAGGGAAAACCACACGGCCAACAGCACCCATGGGTGGCCACAAGCCGGACAGCCCCGCTAGTCTGATCTTGCCCCATCTCAGAAGccaagtacttggatgggagaccgctcaGAGAGGCAAACCACCCCCGAAAGACGACTGGGGGGCTCTGTTTACTACGAGAAGCAATGGGCTGATTGTAAAATAGCGTGGAAAGACATCTTCTGGAATCCTTTCTCTGGGATGAGCAATCATCTCCCTGGGATTGAATGAATAAGCCTTTTTGAAACTTGTCACTGTCTGCCACCATCTCTCCTTCGGTGctacttccaggtggggcctggagctggcCCCCATTTCCAGGGGGCCCCCAGAGAGCCCCCTGGGGAAAACGACAGATTTGGAGGAGAGAATCCAGGGCGTTGCACCCCTCTTAGGTAACCTCTCCAAATTTCACGaccccgaatctccaggaatctcccaacccaaagttggccaCTGCAGGGCCCGGAATCGAAAGCAGGCAAGGGGCCAGCGGCGCTGGAGAAACCggcagcctggggaggagggtccCCTGGCGCTTGagccgccccctcctccctccaaatatcatttcccgacccagagccggcaaccctccCGCCGGgggcagattcccccctccccgcctgcaCAGGTGCACGGGAAGCCTTGCAGGCGAGAACCTCACCGGTGCAACGCCCGCCTGCGAGCCGGAGGACACGGAACGGAACGTTCAAACACCCAGGCGCCTCCTTGCGCATGCGTAAGGCCACACCCCCCCCCGCATCCGCGCAAGCCAGGCGGCTCCCAGGGAGGGCGCCCTTCCGCGCAGGCGCGCTGCGACGCCAAGGGACGTTCCTCGTGGCCGCGTGGGGCAGCAAACCCCAATTGCGCTGCGCTGTCCAGGCCGGGCCGCTTGCATGTCGCACGCTGCAGGCCCTGCTGCCCGGACGCCAGGCCCACCCACCCATCCGTGACCGGCCACCCTTGGGTGCAAAGCGCCGGGCGCCCCCCTGCTTACTtaccgcgcggggggggggggcttagatcTGCCTCCGGTTGCGGTGCCTGGGCGGAGCTCCCCGCATCAGGGGCGGGCCGCTCATTGTCTTATTCCCCCCCGCcgaggagggatgccagcctccaggccggACCTGGAGGTCCCCCGGGATTATAGTTCGACCCCGGGCGGCAGAGATCCGTCCCCCTGCTTGAGAGGCCGGCGGAGGGGTGGGAAAGGCGTATAATGGCAtcgtagagatggaaggggccatagaggctgcttgtgggtggccttgggcaaggCCTAGGGGTCCCCTGGATTCGCAGACTAAagatcctggagatcccctggaattctagctcatttccaggctaaagagatcagtcccccctggagaaaatggatgcttgggagggtggacttggGGATGCCAACCCCAGGCGAGGCCAGGGGTCCCCTGGATtttcagctcatctctagactaaagagatcagctccagGAGGAAATGCCTGCTTAGAAAGGGGGacctggagatgccagcctccaggtggggcccagggatcctctggaattccagctcctctgcagctcccctggagaaaatggctgctagcgAGGGTgcacttggggatgccagcctcctggtaggtcctggtgatcccctggaattctagctcatttccagactaaagagatcagttcccctggaggctccatagcattctactccattgAGGCTCCTCCGCAcgcccaatcccacccactcctggctttgGACCGCCCTGAATCACACCTTCGAGAGCTGGTTCTTTCTCTTCGCTTCCTTTCAACCCCAGCTTTTCTCCCCCAGGGAGGAAGCAGGATGGCTCACCGCATTCTCGTCTCCCttgtatcctcacagcaaccttgcGATGTAGGCCAAGCTGCGGATCTGTGACTGGCCGGAGGTCACCCTGCAAACATGGTAACATGGCAGACCAGGGGTAAGAACCTGGGTATAGTCCGTGATACCGCGCTGGCTCTCCATGCAATGGGAAGAAAGCCCCACTGAAAAAAATTGGAGTGGGATTCGGAGTTGAAGTCTGCATCGGATAAAGCCTGCATCGCATAAAGCCTGCATCAGGTTTTATTCTTATTAGTCTGTTTATAACCCACTCTTCCCCAAAGATTCAGATGGGTCCAATATGCATCATCATAATCAAAATAACTGAATAGACTGATTGAGCATCGTAAACGTTAAAAGCATTAATTGATGCTCCTGTCTAAACATCATTCCAAAGCCACCAGCTCTCCTCTAGCAAGGGCATAAATAAAGTCTGCCGACACAACGAAATTAGAGTCCAACAGCCCCTTtcggaccaacaaagatttattcaaggcctaattttgttatgctacttcagacccacttgaTTCTAGCCTGGTGAGAGCTTGGCTGGCGTTTCAAGCAGGGAGGCCGGGATTTCCGTCTCATTTCCCGCCTCggccataagcctggcggaacacCTCCATTTtatgggccctgcggaactgccctGGGTCCCACAGGCTTTCCAAGGGCCTCCCCTCCTCacctggagaagagagggagcGCCCGCCTGGTTGCCCCGGATTTTCCAAAAAATAGATTTTTTGAAAAAGTGTCTTATGAAAAAATCTCAACACTATGCAAGTGACTTCCTTGCATTTCCAGCCTTTATGGAAGGAAAAATAGCCAGCTGGCATTTTATATTTTtgattctccccctctcccccctcactGCTGCTCTGGCTTTCTTAAGGCAGATGACAGAGCTATCAAAAAGCGATGTAAAATTCAGACACTCATTGGCGTGGTGAAAGTGGGTTATATTTCAGGAACCAGCAGG
Protein-coding sequences here:
- the PSMG3 gene encoding proteasome assembly chaperone 3: MAAQPLLDSKQTVEVVRGIRTEVVCTAFANTLLVVVTQYGKMGTLVSVEPDVVADGMSKPLITTKVLLGEDEPLVHICARHLVTSVSQEAGNKSVLLAMALKDKSVEGIQTLQEVIRRCRVW